A genomic stretch from Styela clava chromosome 5, kaStyClav1.hap1.2, whole genome shotgun sequence includes:
- the LOC120344603 gene encoding phosphatidylserine lipase ABHD16A-like, whose protein sequence is MGNTLKCAFGPTLYRIHHNLPLSELGRNYLPNAVEENTDKILGIISTVKNVLYYTVPVWSVMLYRRGYFTIAYGTDLMKYSLWFACIYYGLLFIRGFGRSNNQEYVDFLSVLENSKVSGADPTKKRMYDFTFSHWPVDFRWDEGVEVKKTLVTPPYHITGRLRKISQNNSIASLLIKGLPCEFLSYLISHGFGLSMVYPGSTAILNSIIRTALDDGRNKMVENSKGKRAKLLSRDGNHIDTMFVDRRQEEDDSPSVSARLGDILVIGCEGNAGFYEVGVMITPLEVGYSVLGWNHPGFGCSTGSPSPAAEINAIDVVMQYAITKLGFQPENIILFGWSIGAFSALNGAVLYPDVRSVFLDATFDDIVPLAVKAMPPAFENIVKNTIRSYINLHHSDLLQKYNGPVHFVRRQMDEVMNKEGQRVVSSNCGNALLYKFLKYRFPVLFGKNEEDNYQIKAALDSWLDRDDDVMRMSLMSSYEVIDQRCESMLRSYVEKHSSDYPIMIGEDLSLEAKQRLVLYLAAKHMSHFESSHCPPLPGAMFIKPWNVVEDIIQGSCDSKESSGCDSSDDFEIINGQNKL, encoded by the exons ggcCGCAATTATCTACCAAATGCTGTGGAAGAAAACACTGACAAAATTCTGGGAATTATTTCTACCGTGAAAAATGTATTATATTACACAGTTCCAGTATGGTCTGTTATGCTTTACAGGAGAG GTTATTTCACCATTGCGTATGGAACTGATCTTATGAAGTATTCATTATGGTTTGCTTGTATATATTATGGACTATTGTTTATCAGAG GATTTGGAAGGTCAAATAATCAAGAATATGTTGATTTTCTATCAGTCTTGGAAAATTCTAAAGTATCAGGTGCAGATCCAACAAAAAAG CGGATGTATGATTTCACATTCTCACACTGGCCAGTCGATTTCAGATGGGATGAAGGAGTAGAAGTCAAGAAAACACTGGTTACACCTCCATACCACATTACTGGTAGACTgagaaaaatatcacaaaacaaCAGCATTGCTAGCCTGCTTATTAAAGGACTTCCATGCGAATTTCTATCCTATCTCATATCACATGGGTTTGGTTTAAGTATGGTGTACCCGGGCTCTACTGCTATCTTGAATTCCATCATAA GAACAGCTTTGGATGACGGAAGAAACAAAATGGTAGAAAAT AGTAAAGGAAAAAGAGCAAAGCTTTTGTCAAGAGATGGAAATCACATCGACACCATGTTTGTTGATAGAAGACAAGAGGA AGATGATTCACCGAGCGTCAGTGCCAGATTAGGAGATATCCTGGTCATAGGATGTGAAGGAAACGCTGGATTTTATGAAGTTGGAGTTATGATCACTCCACTTGAAGTTGGTTATTCTGTTTTAGGATGGAACCATCCAGGATTTGGTTGTAGTACT GGATCTCCTTCACCCGCGGCTGAAATCAATGCCATTGATGTTGTAATGCAATATGCAATTACTAAGTTGGGTTTTCAACCtgagaatattattttatttggatGGTCCATCG gaGCTTTCTCTGCACTTAATGGGGCTGTTTTGTATCCTGACGTCAGATCTGTATTCCTAGATGCAACTTTTGATGACATCGTACCTCTAGCTGTCAAAGCAATGCCACCAGCATTtg AAAACATTGTGAAAAATACTATTAGAAGTTACATTAACCTTCATCATTCTGACTTACTACAAAAATATAATGGACCAGTTCATTTTGTCAGGAGACAAATGGATGAAGTCATGAATAAAG AGGGTCAAAGAGTGGTGTCTTCAAATTGTGGGAATGCACTTTTATACAAGTTCCTCAAGTATCGATTTCCTGTGttatttggaaaaaatgaagaagatAACTATCAAATTAAAGCAGCACTTGACAGCTGGTTAGACAGAGATGATGATGTCATGAGAA TGTCTCTTATGTCCAGTTATGAAGTGATTGACCAAAGATGTGAATCTATGTTGAGATCCTATGTTGAAAAACATTCATCAGACTATCCAATCATGATTGGTGAAGATTTAAGTCTAGAAGCAAAACAAAGGCTTGTTTTGTACTTG GCTGCCAAGCATATGAGTCACTTTGAGAGTTCTCACTGTCCACCTTTGCCGGGTGCAATGTTCATAAAACCATGGAATGTGGTGGAAGACATTATTCAAGGAAGTTGTGACTCGAAAGAAAGTTCTGGATGTGACAGTTCCGATGACTTTGAAATCATAAATGGACAgaataaattgtga
- the LOC120344604 gene encoding uncharacterized protein LOC120344604, protein MNSDRAKTIYIRDILPRDIKNLLKEPNYDIDKILLQQIKVVSNCKKALVHKRKELLVSIEKEYSENDYKICGPFDGEFLNLVLKDVEKDEAEARRKVLGEQQSVEMFKEAFAADAVSEDYLTSARSYRDAMTRQLRDVVEGREIVLIALEILRRSPMALIPQNNIKMSNLGIAYTEARDRHVDECETLRKLTEYKKNRKLHITDVDELFRFFSDESFEENEDEESDPHEEETEESSLASALAESEAEAQKLVNFKILKVDAIDREFRVLADVTADILKHEVTMKDTLTFINEVASHQLSAASGVGIEKYINYLKMKHPKLKFKLSTKGYNFSLKVMRRTKSVVSLTLLTTLLETSQDLPEEVLHAQERFSQLSNAVKRICSMYGRCAMAFQAILNKEDELQQAIKDTSEVNYADSLRISDNFTFNMKEVRRVNDLKDDIKVIADNILKEVMEIGS, encoded by the exons ATGAATTCTGATCGAGCAAAAACAATTTACATTCGGGATATTCTACCTCGAGATATCAAGAACTTATTGAAAGAGCCAAACTACGACATTGATAAAATACTTTTACAGCAAATAAAAGTGGTATCAAATTGTAAAAag GCTCTTGTCCACAAACGAAAAGAACTATTGGTCTCAATAGAAAAAGAATACTCTGAGAATGACTACAAAAT TTGCGGTCCATTTGATGGAGAGTTTTTGAACTTGGTGTTAAAAGATGTTGAGAAAGATGAAGCAGAAGCAAGAAGAAAGGTTCTTGGAGAACAACAAAGCGTTGAAATGTTCAAAGAGGCTTTCGCTGCTGATGCT GTTTCTGAAGATTATCTAACATCAGCAAGATCATACAGAGATGCAATGACAAGACAGTTGCGAGACGTTGTTGAAGGAAGAGAAATTGTTCTTATCGCACTCGAAATATTAAGAAGATCACCAATGGCCCTTATTCCTCAAAATAACATTAAG ATGAGTAATCTTGGTATAGCTTACACTGAAGCCAGGGACCGTCATGTAGATGAATGTGAAACTCTGCGTAAATTAACAGAATACAAAAAGAATCGAAAATTGCATATCACAGATGTTGATGAATTGTTCAGATTTTTTAGTGATGAGAGTTTTGAAG AAAATGAAGACGAAGAAAGTGACCCTCACGAAGAGGAAACAGAAGAGTCTAGTTTAGCATCTGCACTTGCTGAGAGTGAAGCTGAGGCACAAAAACttgttaatttcaaaattttaaaagttgaTGCAATTGACAGAGAGTTTAGAGTTTTAGCTGATGTAACAGCTGATATTTTGAAACATGAAGTCACCATGAAGGACACACTAACTTTTATTAATGAA GTAGCTTCTCATCAATTGTCTGCTGCTTCGGGAGTCGGGATtgagaaatatataaattatttaaaaatgaaacatcCAAAGTTAAAATTCAAGCTTTCTACAAAAGGTTATAATTTTAGTCTAAAAGTAATGAGGAGAACAAAATCGGTTGTTTCTTTGACATTACTCACAACTTTATTAGAAACATCACAGGATTTGCCAGAAGAA GTTTTGCATGCTCAAGAAAGGTTTTCTCAGTTGTCAAATGCCGTGAAGCGTATTTGTAGTATGTATGGCAGATGTGCTATGGCATTTCAAGCAATTTTGAATAAAGAAGATGAACTACAACAAGCAATCAAAGATACTTCTGAG GTAAACTACGCTGATTCTTTGAGAATTTCTGACAATTTTACGTTTAATATGAAAGAAGTCAGAAGAGTGAATGATTTGAAAGATGACATTAAAGTAATAGCAgataatattttgaaagaaGTTATGGAGATTGGGAGCTGA
- the LOC120345069 gene encoding nicotinamide/nicotinic acid mononucleotide adenylyltransferase 2-like: protein MSFERRTPLVLVCCGSLNPVTIGHLKMFEIARSFLERMGTHIVIGGVLSPVHDGYKKPGLLPAKHRIEMCKLAVQRYSWLSVDTWEADQDDYVETINVLQHQVEKIKDTYGLSNFPQRCGSRSPYSPTQVAVTLQPGSDLIFHYPVSYPIRSSAGGHGSVLSSSSFPLERKQSFYDRHAQLELNEASEPSLPDKTGIVLDKLGQNLRRMCCARPTAFDAHKSDMIYGAACDLRRTKIMLLCGGDLLESFAIPGLWKEEHIKKIVSDYGIVCIPRHNTDGNESLSPDTNNDRADRMRKALDRLHNITQNVSGTIILVNDTKHPDIAHISSTKCRKAIMTGSSDASSLVIPSVLNYIKQNNLYMVKAAA, encoded by the exons ATGTCATTTGAAAGACGAACACCTCTTGTTCTGGTGTGCTGTGGTTCATTGAACCCTGTGACGATTGGACATCTAAAGATGTTTG AAATTGCTCGAAGTTTTTTGGAGAGAATGGGAACTCATATTGTAATTGGTGGAGTATTATCACCTGTTCATGATGGTTATAAGAAACCAGGGCTCTTACCAGCAAAACACAGGATAGAAATGTGCAAACTTGCGGTTCAAAGATATTCATGGCTAAG TGTTGATACATGGGAGGCAGATCAAGATGATTATGTCGAGACTATCAATGTTTTACAACATCAAGTAGAAAAAATAAAG GACACTTATGGATTAAGTAATTTTCCACAGAGGTGTGGCAGCAGATCACCATACAGTCCAACTCAG GTTGCCGTAACCCTTCAACCAGGAAGTGACTTAATATTTCATTATCCTGTATCATATCCAATTAGAAGTTCAGCTGGTGGTCATGGTTCAGTACTGTCTTCATCATCTTTTCCACTTGAAAGAAAACAATCATTTTATGATCGTCATGCACAGTTAGAACTGAACGAGGCATCTGAACCAAGTTTACCTGATAAAACAG GAATTGTTCTAGACAAGCTGGGACAAAATTTGAGACGAATGTGTTGTGCTAGACCTACAGCCTTTGATGCACACAAG AGTGACATGATTTATGGGGCTGCTTGTGATTTGAGAAGAACAAAGATCATGTTGTTGTGTGGTGGAGATTTACTAGAATCATTTGCCATACCTGGTCTATGGAAAGAAGAGCAT ATCAAGAAAATTGTCAGTGATTATGGCATTGTGTGTATACCGCGTCATAATACAGATGGCAATGAATCTTTGTCTCCAGATACAAATAATGACAGAGCAGACAGAATGAGAAAAGCATTGGATCGGTTGCATAATATAACACAAAATGTTTCAGGAACGATTATACTAGTGAATGACACGAAACATCCGGATATTGCTCATATAAGTTCAACAAAATGCAG